One Streptomyces sp. ML-6 DNA segment encodes these proteins:
- a CDS encoding MerR family transcriptional regulator: MLIGEVARRAGVSARMLRHYEALGLVRPTGRTDSNYREYSGEDIRRIFHIESLRSLGLSLREVGRALDDPGFTPAELVDNLIRQTRDRLAAEAELLTRLRRIDAAEPAAWEDVLQTVALLQALGSKSAGARQRAALSAAEEVPVPVEALVEAVLDESDPNVAGALRWALAQSGEEGAALLAEGLDSPSAEVRKRAVQSLAELPEAGTTPLLRDALTNSDAVVRGYAALALGARGAADVVPTLIDMIVEERNDVDAADVLSGLAGDPAAADRIATALLDRLDRLDRLDRLDRLAQDAMGSSARRRLTQALADIPGELTAGALVDLSHDEDRAVALTATYILKLRETR, from the coding sequence GTGCTGATCGGTGAGGTCGCACGCCGGGCCGGGGTCAGCGCCCGCATGCTCAGGCATTACGAAGCGCTCGGCCTGGTGCGGCCGACGGGTCGCACCGACTCCAACTACCGGGAGTACTCCGGCGAGGACATCCGGCGGATCTTCCACATCGAGAGCCTGAGGTCGTTGGGCTTGTCGCTGCGCGAGGTCGGGCGCGCGCTCGACGACCCCGGATTCACCCCCGCGGAACTGGTCGACAACCTCATCCGGCAGACGCGGGACCGCCTCGCGGCGGAGGCGGAACTGCTCACGCGACTCCGCCGGATCGACGCCGCGGAACCCGCCGCCTGGGAGGACGTCCTCCAGACCGTCGCCCTCCTCCAGGCGCTGGGGTCGAAGAGCGCGGGGGCGCGGCAGCGCGCGGCCCTGTCCGCAGCCGAGGAGGTGCCCGTACCGGTGGAAGCACTGGTCGAGGCCGTGCTCGACGAGTCGGACCCGAACGTCGCCGGAGCCCTCCGCTGGGCGCTGGCGCAATCGGGCGAGGAGGGGGCGGCGCTGCTGGCGGAGGGCCTCGACTCGCCCTCGGCCGAGGTGCGGAAGCGTGCCGTCCAGTCCCTCGCCGAACTCCCTGAGGCCGGGACGACCCCGCTGCTGCGCGACGCCCTCACGAACTCCGACGCCGTGGTCCGCGGGTACGCGGCCCTGGCGCTCGGGGCGCGTGGCGCGGCCGACGTGGTCCCGACGCTCATCGACATGATCGTCGAGGAGCGGAACGACGTCGACGCGGCCGATGTGCTGAGCGGGCTGGCGGGTGACCCCGCGGCGGCGGACCGGATCGCCACCGCGCTCCTCGACCGCCTCGACCGCCTCGACCGTCTTGACCGTCTTGACCGTCTTGCCCAGGACGCCATGGGATCGTCCGCCCGCCGTCGGCTGACCCAGGCGCTCGCGGACATCCCGGGGGAGCTGACGGCAGGTGCGCTCGTGGACCTGTCGCACGACGAGGACCGTGCCGTCGCGCTCACCGCGACGTACATCCTCAAGCTGCGCGAGACGCGGTGA
- a CDS encoding Tn3 family transposase, translating to MTSIDRTAYPRFRRTVTARELVESFTPTADEAGWARGKTTSDQAFLALVIWLKCYQRMRCFPGLDEVPDVVAGHIRTALGLPNRVAVGAEAVRSAARYRDYVRGRLGVKYDAADVRGVAETAIRVAAVTKDNPADLINVALEEVLGSGRELPGYTTLDRMVARIRAEVNRDVFATVAGRITAGQRARLAELLVVDPSSRRSRFDRLKDPAKAATIGKFKVRLAHLADLDALGPTEVWLQGVPPGKISHFAGEARVTDVADLAKVGEEKRFTLLASFIHVLRTSARDEVTEMFCKRMAVIHKKGRARLEALREEHRAESERLLEVFGDVLAAVREAAEPADMASAPCAENDTGTATTDATGSGILDSTGGAAAEEGRSAAARTGEMVLAALTAGGGIAALSASHEAVAAHHGNNYLPLCEQYYKSHRPVLFTLVDAIELESTSAERSVLDALEFVKANRDRRAEWIEESVTVKRDGRDVVVTVEVDAFAGSLWRRTLRDRRRPGMLARRHLEVCVFSYLAAELRSGDIAVVGSDSYANLHSQLMSWEECEDKVAEFCTQAGIPTDAKALAVHYRMLLTKTATEVDAGYPANTDLRLEGGRPVLARRKGADRRPAAIALEAAVLDRVPDRALLDILARTAHLTGWPRHFGPASGSDPKIRDTLGRYVVTAFAYGGNLGPTEVARHMRGVSAHEIYTAGNKHATPDKIYKASADVVNAFAKLDVAAVWGDGSTAATDGSQIDTWEDSLRAESHVRYGGFGALAFRLVSDNYIALFSHFIPCGVWEAVYLLDSLLSNVSDIQPDTIHADTQGASLPVFGLAALLGFDLLPRIRNWHDLNFYRPHAKTRYKHIDSLFDDNVIDWALIERHWKDLLRTGISIREGRLSSVTLLRRLGNHSKRNRIYKALRELGRVVRTVTLLRYLSEPELRDQITAITNRTEAFHGFAAHLMIGGRLIGHNDPDYQERVVKFNELIANCAIYSTALDITDAANALAAEGHLVDPDDLATVSPLITRTIRRFGDWHLDLTPPEGIVATRLDLAPGALFPAAPV from the coding sequence TTGACTTCGATCGACCGCACTGCCTACCCGAGGTTCCGCAGGACCGTCACGGCGCGGGAACTGGTCGAGTCGTTCACGCCCACAGCGGACGAGGCCGGCTGGGCGCGGGGAAAGACGACCTCTGACCAGGCCTTCCTTGCGCTGGTGATATGGCTGAAGTGCTATCAGCGGATGCGCTGTTTCCCCGGCCTGGATGAGGTTCCCGATGTGGTGGCCGGTCACATCCGCACCGCGCTGGGACTGCCGAACAGGGTGGCGGTCGGGGCGGAGGCGGTGCGGTCGGCTGCGCGGTATCGCGACTACGTGCGCGGGCGGCTGGGGGTGAAGTACGACGCGGCGGATGTGCGCGGCGTCGCCGAGACGGCAATCCGGGTGGCAGCGGTCACGAAGGACAACCCGGCCGATCTGATCAACGTGGCGTTGGAGGAGGTGCTGGGGTCTGGTCGGGAGTTGCCCGGTTATACCACGCTGGACCGGATGGTGGCCAGGATCCGCGCCGAGGTGAATCGGGACGTGTTCGCCACGGTCGCCGGCCGGATCACTGCGGGGCAGCGCGCGAGGCTGGCCGAGCTGCTGGTGGTCGACCCGTCCAGTCGGCGCAGCCGGTTCGACCGGCTGAAGGACCCGGCGAAGGCCGCGACGATCGGCAAGTTCAAGGTCCGTCTGGCGCACCTTGCTGACCTGGACGCGCTCGGGCCGACCGAGGTATGGCTGCAAGGGGTCCCGCCGGGCAAGATTTCGCACTTCGCCGGCGAGGCGCGGGTCACCGATGTCGCGGACCTCGCCAAGGTCGGCGAGGAGAAGCGGTTCACACTGCTGGCCAGCTTCATCCACGTGCTGCGGACCTCCGCTCGGGACGAGGTGACCGAGATGTTCTGCAAGCGTATGGCGGTCATCCACAAGAAGGGCCGGGCCCGGCTGGAGGCGCTGCGCGAGGAACACCGCGCCGAGTCCGAGCGGCTGCTGGAGGTGTTCGGTGATGTCCTGGCCGCAGTGCGCGAGGCTGCCGAACCAGCCGACATGGCGAGCGCTCCCTGCGCCGAGAACGACACCGGCACCGCGACGACCGATGCGACCGGCAGCGGCATCCTCGACAGTACGGGTGGAGCCGCGGCCGAAGAGGGGAGGTCCGCGGCGGCGCGGACTGGAGAGATGGTCTTGGCGGCGCTGACGGCTGGCGGAGGCATCGCGGCGCTGAGCGCGTCGCACGAGGCGGTGGCCGCGCACCATGGCAACAACTACCTGCCGCTGTGCGAGCAGTACTACAAGTCTCACCGGCCGGTGCTGTTCACGCTGGTGGACGCGATCGAGCTGGAGTCGACGTCCGCGGAGCGGTCGGTGCTGGACGCGCTGGAGTTCGTCAAGGCCAACCGGGACCGGCGCGCGGAGTGGATCGAGGAGAGCGTCACTGTCAAGCGCGACGGCAGGGACGTGGTGGTGACGGTAGAGGTCGACGCCTTCGCAGGGTCTTTGTGGAGGCGCACGCTGCGCGACCGGCGGCGTCCGGGGATGCTGGCCCGCAGGCACCTTGAGGTGTGCGTGTTCTCCTATCTGGCCGCCGAGCTGCGGTCCGGGGACATCGCGGTGGTCGGCTCGGACTCCTACGCGAACCTGCACTCCCAGTTGATGAGCTGGGAGGAGTGCGAGGACAAGGTCGCAGAGTTCTGCACCCAGGCCGGCATTCCGACCGACGCGAAGGCGCTGGCAGTGCACTACCGGATGCTGCTGACGAAGACAGCCACGGAGGTCGATGCAGGCTACCCGGCCAACACCGACCTGCGGCTGGAGGGCGGACGGCCGGTGCTGGCGCGGCGCAAGGGCGCCGATCGGCGGCCGGCAGCGATCGCGCTGGAGGCCGCAGTGCTGGACCGGGTGCCCGACCGCGCGCTGCTGGACATTCTGGCCCGCACTGCCCACCTGACCGGCTGGCCGCGGCATTTCGGCCCGGCCTCCGGTTCCGATCCGAAGATCCGCGACACTTTGGGCCGGTACGTGGTGACCGCGTTCGCCTACGGCGGGAACCTCGGGCCGACCGAGGTCGCCCGGCACATGCGCGGGGTCAGCGCCCACGAGATCTACACGGCCGGAAACAAGCACGCCACCCCCGACAAGATCTACAAGGCGTCGGCGGACGTGGTCAACGCCTTCGCGAAACTGGATGTCGCCGCAGTGTGGGGCGATGGGTCGACCGCGGCCACCGACGGCTCACAGATCGACACCTGGGAAGACAGCCTGCGGGCCGAGTCCCACGTCAGGTACGGCGGGTTCGGGGCCCTTGCGTTCCGGCTGGTGTCCGACAACTACATCGCACTGTTCTCCCACTTCATCCCGTGCGGGGTATGGGAGGCGGTGTATCTGCTGGACTCGCTGCTGTCCAACGTCTCCGACATCCAGCCCGACACGATCCACGCCGACACGCAAGGGGCTTCGCTTCCGGTGTTCGGCCTGGCCGCCCTCCTCGGATTCGACCTCCTTCCCCGCATACGCAACTGGCACGACCTGAACTTCTACCGACCTCATGCCAAAACGCGATACAAGCACATCGACTCCCTCTTCGACGACAACGTCATCGACTGGGCCCTCATCGAACGCCACTGGAAGGACCTGCTGCGCACCGGGATCTCGATCCGGGAGGGCCGGCTGTCCTCGGTGACACTGCTGCGCCGTCTGGGCAACCACTCCAAGCGCAACCGGATCTACAAGGCGCTGCGCGAATTGGGCAGGGTTGTCAGGACCGTGACGCTCCTTCGATACCTGTCCGAGCCCGAGCTGCGCGACCAGATCACCGCGATTACCAACCGCACGGAGGCGTTCCACGGCTTCGCCGCGCATCTGATGATCGGCGGACGGCTGATCGGGCACAACGACCCGGACTACCAGGAGCGAGTCGTGAAGTTCAACGAGCTGATCGCCAACTGCGCGATCTACTCCACCGCGCTGGACATCACCGACGCCGCCAACGCCCTCGCCGCCGAGGGCCATCTTGTGGACCCCGACGACCTGGCCACCGTCAGCCCGCTGATCACCCGCACGATACGCCGCTTCGGCGACTGGCACTTGGACCTGACCCCGCCCGAGGGCATCGTCGCCACCAGGTTGGACCTGGCTCCCGGAGCGCTGTTTCCTGCCGCACCGGTGTGA
- a CDS encoding DUF1963 domain-containing protein: protein MTRESVATRFGGFPTVEEGETWPLCDGCAGDLTFVAQVDYSRDGLHDKLPIVFFTFFYCWVCHPWGQDREKGRWLVRSYTGLRRPKVLVQGDGPAFVERHAVPRLAKSLPDGAGMHLHCRELWDLVPGESGSREAWANWDVVDRAALRLTQERAPRPHMRNAGVAIGGYPYWVNGGDKTPVCTQCTRPMELLLQIRPSELTDADWGDVGTLYLFMCRKHTQRTGLRIQCT, encoded by the coding sequence ATGACGCGGGAGTCCGTCGCCACGCGGTTCGGTGGGTTCCCGACGGTGGAGGAGGGCGAGACCTGGCCCCTGTGTGACGGCTGTGCCGGCGATCTCACGTTCGTCGCGCAGGTCGACTACTCCCGCGACGGTCTTCACGACAAGCTTCCCATCGTGTTCTTCACGTTCTTCTACTGCTGGGTGTGCCATCCGTGGGGCCAGGATCGCGAAAAGGGCAGGTGGCTCGTGCGTTCCTACACTGGGCTGCGGCGCCCCAAGGTTCTCGTGCAGGGCGACGGGCCCGCCTTCGTGGAACGCCACGCGGTGCCGCGCCTGGCGAAGTCACTGCCCGACGGGGCGGGAATGCACCTGCACTGCCGTGAGCTCTGGGACCTGGTACCGGGCGAGAGCGGTTCCCGGGAAGCGTGGGCGAACTGGGATGTCGTCGACCGTGCCGCACTCCGTCTGACACAGGAACGCGCCCCACGGCCGCACATGCGCAATGCCGGGGTGGCAATCGGCGGATACCCGTACTGGGTGAACGGCGGGGACAAGACACCGGTCTGCACGCAATGCACACGGCCGATGGAACTGCTGCTGCAGATCCGGCCCAGCGAACTCACCGACGCGGACTGGGGTGACGTCGGAACCCTGTACCTGTTCATGTGCCGAAAGCACACCCAGCGCACCGGGCTGCGCATCCAATGCACATGA
- a CDS encoding recombinase family protein: MITDPYRLVESHACPMSTCQAPAGSPCRTTSGKVALKYHTARFQLVPALRSELHVATPAVRHPGSAWTALPVQKLAAPAVPMEVRLAYARVSSRTQEIQSQVDALEASGVHRLFQEQISTRVRERPEMKAALAAAREYRSLGAKVTLVVHEMKRLGRGALELLKVAEELRDAEIELEFLTGPLVGKHDPAGHGAALFAFFAAMAESERDYIRDKTLEGQETARTKGKSIGGVKVSDEDMLAPALRLRHDECLSLREIASRLVIRTGKKRGQHPAPATVMRMLREHDEQTATVPLESTA, from the coding sequence GTGATCACCGACCCGTACCGGCTCGTCGAGTCGCACGCCTGCCCGATGTCCACCTGTCAGGCCCCGGCGGGCTCGCCCTGCCGCACCACCTCCGGCAAGGTCGCGCTCAAGTACCACACCGCCCGCTTCCAGCTCGTCCCCGCGCTCCGGTCCGAACTGCACGTCGCCACCCCGGCCGTACGCCATCCCGGCTCCGCCTGGACGGCCCTGCCGGTCCAGAAGCTCGCGGCGCCGGCCGTCCCGATGGAGGTCCGGCTCGCGTACGCCCGCGTCTCCAGCCGGACGCAGGAGATCCAGTCCCAGGTCGACGCCCTCGAAGCCTCCGGCGTGCACCGGCTGTTCCAGGAACAGATCAGCACCCGGGTCAGGGAACGCCCCGAGATGAAGGCCGCCCTGGCGGCGGCCCGCGAGTACCGCTCGCTGGGCGCGAAGGTCACCCTCGTGGTGCACGAGATGAAGCGCCTGGGCCGCGGCGCCCTGGAGCTGCTGAAGGTCGCCGAAGAACTGCGGGACGCTGAGATCGAGCTGGAGTTCCTCACTGGCCCCCTGGTGGGCAAGCACGATCCGGCTGGCCACGGGGCCGCCCTGTTCGCCTTCTTCGCCGCCATGGCGGAGTCCGAGCGCGACTACATCCGCGACAAGACCCTCGAAGGCCAGGAGACCGCCCGTACGAAGGGCAAGTCGATCGGCGGGGTCAAGGTCTCCGACGAGGACATGCTCGCCCCCGCCCTGCGCCTGCGCCACGACGAATGCCTCTCCCTGCGCGAGATCGCCTCCCGCCTCGTCATCCGCACCGGCAAGAAGCGCGGCCAGCACCCCGCCCCGGCCACCGTCATGCGCATGCTGCGCGAGCACGACGAGCAGACAGCCACGGTCCCTCTGGAATCCACGGCCTGA
- a CDS encoding HEAT repeat domain-containing protein has protein sequence MIMPKEDTNTMRALRGLENDSSSTRLQAALAVGTHPDPGFIGKLVERCAIEPEFYVREMLTWALTRHAVSMTVPVLLDEVRAGGAQARSQALHTLSKIGDRQAWPVITPALLADADDEVARSAWRAAVVLVPEGEERELAVMLATQLGRGERETQLSLSRALIALGEAMLPSLGSATTDPDPRVRTHAIATERLWRDPDAGFEFAIEEAKRVVALGGSDREEER, from the coding sequence ATGATCATGCCGAAAGAGGACACGAACACGATGCGAGCGCTCCGGGGACTGGAGAACGACAGCTCGTCGACCCGGCTGCAGGCGGCGTTGGCGGTCGGCACGCACCCGGACCCGGGGTTCATCGGCAAGCTCGTCGAGCGATGCGCGATCGAGCCCGAGTTCTACGTACGCGAGATGCTGACATGGGCTCTCACCCGTCACGCGGTGTCGATGACGGTCCCGGTGCTCCTCGACGAAGTCCGGGCGGGGGGTGCGCAGGCCCGGAGCCAGGCGTTGCACACGCTGTCCAAGATCGGGGACCGGCAGGCGTGGCCGGTGATCACGCCGGCACTGCTGGCCGACGCCGACGACGAGGTGGCCCGGAGCGCCTGGCGGGCGGCGGTCGTGCTCGTACCCGAAGGTGAGGAGCGCGAGTTGGCCGTAATGTTGGCGACGCAGCTCGGGCGTGGCGAACGCGAGACGCAGCTGAGCCTCAGCCGGGCGCTGATCGCGCTCGGAGAGGCGATGCTGCCGAGCCTGGGCTCGGCGACCACGGATCCCGATCCCCGCGTGCGCACGCACGCGATCGCCACGGAACGGCTGTGGCGCGACCCGGATGCCGGATTCGAGTTCGCGATCGAGGAGGCGAAGCGCGTCGTGGCCCTCGGCGGGAGCGACCGGGAGGAGGAGCGGTAG
- a CDS encoding 4'-phosphopantetheinyl transferase superfamily protein, whose protein sequence is MRAQVWVLRVPVAAAGPLSGIDASVLDEEERRRMAAFARDEDRVRYGFARTALRTILSTRTGTAPDALRFARDPCPCCDEAHGRPVLTSAAAEFSLSYGRSLVLIGVAPVPVGVDVEPVPEPEAAERLGRMLHPAESAEVLAVPPKERPAAFARLWARKEAYLKGLGTGFGRDIAADDVRGDLPGWCVTDLPVGPGHAAAVAVGSARARTVVRVHRTLPEL, encoded by the coding sequence GTGCGGGCACAGGTATGGGTGCTGCGGGTGCCGGTCGCGGCGGCCGGGCCGCTCTCCGGGATCGATGCGTCGGTGCTGGACGAGGAGGAGCGGCGGCGCATGGCCGCTTTCGCCCGGGACGAGGACCGCGTGCGCTACGGCTTCGCCCGTACGGCGCTCCGTACGATCCTCTCCACGCGTACCGGTACGGCCCCCGACGCCCTCCGGTTCGCCCGTGATCCCTGTCCCTGCTGCGACGAGGCGCACGGGCGTCCCGTGCTCACCTCCGCGGCGGCGGAGTTCTCGCTGTCCTACGGCAGGTCCCTGGTTCTGATCGGCGTCGCGCCGGTGCCGGTGGGTGTGGACGTGGAGCCCGTCCCCGAGCCCGAGGCGGCGGAGCGGCTCGGGAGGATGCTGCATCCGGCGGAGTCCGCGGAGGTCCTGGCCGTGCCCCCGAAGGAGCGTCCGGCGGCCTTTGCCAGGCTGTGGGCCCGCAAGGAGGCGTATCTCAAGGGGTTGGGCACGGGTTTCGGCCGTGACATCGCGGCGGACGACGTCCGGGGTGACCTCCCCGGCTGGTGTGTCACCGACCTCCCGGTGGGCCCCGGTCATGCCGCCGCCGTCGCGGTCGGCTCCGCGCGGGCCCGCACGGTCGTCCGTGTCCACCGCACCCTCCCGGAGCTGTGA
- a CDS encoding DUF6210 family protein — translation MTSVRGCAGSSRASLYWASDGHMEELHTLRLDGSRFRDADEAWVPVITPDGPEVLLWANSD, via the coding sequence ATGACGAGCGTGCGAGGCTGCGCGGGATCGTCGAGAGCATCCCTGTACTGGGCGTCCGACGGCCACATGGAGGAGCTGCACACCCTGAGGCTGGACGGGAGCCGGTTCCGCGACGCCGACGAGGCCTGGGTACCGGTGATCACACCGGACGGTCCCGAGGTGCTGCTGTGGGCCAACTCGGACTGA
- a CDS encoding DUF5988 family protein, producing the protein MENPNVILTGGPTFLIHEKDRVRYVADRNSKVKVLSGNRYEHFEPTDETVVAADQELQVFAWSGCTYVAE; encoded by the coding sequence ATGGAGAATCCCAACGTCATTCTCACCGGTGGCCCTACCTTCCTCATCCACGAGAAGGACCGCGTGCGCTACGTCGCGGACAGGAACTCCAAGGTGAAAGTACTTTCGGGCAACCGGTACGAGCACTTCGAACCGACCGACGAGACCGTCGTCGCGGCCGACCAGGAACTCCAGGTGTTCGCCTGGAGCGGCTGCACCTACGTCGCCGAGTAG